The Chroicocephalus ridibundus chromosome 2, bChrRid1.1, whole genome shotgun sequence genome includes a region encoding these proteins:
- the LOC134510883 gene encoding leucine-rich repeat-containing protein 40-like yields the protein MDAATSFGCASSGPDPLWRYLTEHDPKYEGKKKLKISGRELASVPEQVFGLDQLQVLEMSPERESCLRYRMELLPPEISRLRNLTCLYVDSNNLKKIPAEIGTLSHLERLTLSNNSLSSLPPEMGALQRLHSLHLANNSLTELPAPLCQLRSLTFLDVSDNRIGTIPSSIRHLEKLETLLLLFNSLESLPEDVCLLRNLHTLWLGNNHLRSLPASFGELVNLDWGYNYCSCNFEGNPLESPPPEVCSRGPEEIRDYFLSFHRAQRD from the coding sequence ATGGATGCAGCCACCTCCTTTGGATGTGCCTCTTCAGGCCCCGATCCACTCTGGAGGTATCTTACAGAGCACGATCCAAAGTatgaagggaagaagaaactCAAGATCTCAGGCAGGGAGCTGGCGTCAGTTCCTGAGCAGGTCTTTGGCTTGGACCAGCTGCAAGTCCTGGAGATGAGCCCAGAAAGAGAGAGCTGCTTGAGGTACAGGATGGAGCTGCTCCCCCCAGAGATCAGCCGCCTGAGGAACCTAACCTGCCTCTACGTGGACTCCAACAACTTGAAGAAAATCCCTGCCGAAATTGGCACTTTGAGTCACTTGGAGAGGCTCACTCTGAGCAACAACAGCCTGAGCTCCCTGCCACCAGAAATGGGGGCACTTCAAAGGCTGCACAGCCTCCACCTGGCCAACAACAGCCTCACCGagctgcctgcacccctctgccagCTGAGGAGCCTCACCTTTCTGGATGTGAGTGACAACAGAATAGGCACAATCCCCTCCAGCATTCGGCACCTGGAGAAACTGGAAACGTTGCTATTGCTCTTCAACTCACTGGAGAGTCTGCCCGAGGATGTCTGTCTGTTAAGGAATCTGCACACGCTTTGGTTGGGAAACAACCATCTACGGTCACTTCCAGCAAGCTTTGGGGAGCTGGTGAACCTGGACTGGGGATACAATTACTGTTCATGCAATTTTGAGGGGAATCCGCTGGAAAGTCCCCCCCCTGAAGTCTGCAGCAGAGGCCCTGAAGAGATCAGAGATTATTTCTTGTCATTTCATAGGGCACAGAGAGACTAG